In Armatimonadia bacterium, the following proteins share a genomic window:
- a CDS encoding archease — protein sequence MPRPYEYLDHTADYALRAWGKDFPQLLANALEGFLCLLADTTNLTPCADQTFEVQGDSREQVVIRALKRVLELRDDGDIALRARVLWADAAEASVTVGTVPLGEHRDRLGAAVKAVTYHNVQIREHEGGLAVELVFDT from the coding sequence ATGCCCAGACCCTACGAGTACCTTGATCACACTGCCGACTACGCTCTACGGGCCTGGGGCAAAGACTTCCCACAATTGCTCGCCAACGCGCTCGAGGGGTTCCTCTGCCTTCTCGCGGACACGACCAACCTCACGCCCTGCGCGGACCAGACCTTTGAGGTTCAGGGCGATTCCCGCGAGCAGGTAGTCATCCGGGCGCTCAAACGGGTCCTGGAGCTCCGCGACGATGGGGACATCGCGCTGAGGGCCCGCGTCCTGTGGGCCGATGCGGCAGAAGCCTCCGTGACGGTGGGTACCGTGCCTCTTGGCGAGCACCGCGACCGCCTGGGAGCGGCCGTCAAGGCAGTGACTTACCACAACGTCCAGATCCGCGAACACGAAGGCGGCCTCGCCGTTGAGTTGGTCTTCGACACTTGA
- a CDS encoding PIG-L deacetylase family protein, which translates to MPDSKVALATAAHPDDVEFMMAGTLALLKDAGYECHIFTIANGNCGSAVHSHDEIKRIRASEAHSSASVIGATYHEGLVNDLEIFYEAEVLRQVTAIIREIEPEIVLTQSPQDYMEDHQNAARLTVTACFSRGMPNWASHPYVQATMQDVFLYHAQPYGNLGPLREAIKPGLLVDISEKIGVKEEMLRRHASQKDWLDVSQGKDAYLISMRDNCAEMAEFAPKPVAYGEGFRQRLHVGFSSADENRLSTVLGDLVQVVP; encoded by the coding sequence ATGCCAGACTCGAAGGTTGCTCTAGCAACCGCAGCCCATCCAGACGATGTAGAGTTCATGATGGCCGGCACCCTGGCGCTACTCAAGGACGCCGGCTACGAGTGTCACATCTTCACGATTGCCAACGGCAACTGCGGTTCGGCAGTCCACTCCCATGATGAGATCAAGCGCATCCGGGCCTCCGAGGCACACTCCTCGGCTTCGGTCATCGGCGCCACCTATCATGAGGGCCTGGTCAATGACCTCGAGATCTTCTACGAGGCCGAAGTGCTGCGGCAGGTCACGGCGATCATCCGGGAGATCGAGCCGGAGATCGTCCTGACGCAGTCTCCGCAGGACTACATGGAGGATCACCAGAACGCCGCCCGCCTAACGGTGACTGCCTGCTTCAGCCGTGGCATGCCGAACTGGGCGTCTCACCCCTATGTTCAGGCAACGATGCAGGATGTGTTCCTCTACCATGCTCAGCCCTACGGGAACCTTGGTCCGCTGCGCGAGGCAATCAAGCCGGGGCTGTTAGTGGACATCAGCGAGAAGATCGGCGTCAAAGAGGAGATGCTGCGGCGTCACGCCTCGCAGAAGGACTGGCTGGACGTCAGCCAGGGCAAGGACGCATACCTGATCTCCATGCGCGACAACTGCGCGGAGATGGCCGAGTTCGCGCCGAAGCCGGTCGCCTACGGCGAGGGGTTCCGGCAGCGACTGCACGTCGGGTTCTCGTCCGCAGATGAGAACCGGCTCAGCACGGTACTGGGAGACCTGGTGCAAGTCGTGCCGTAG
- a CDS encoding YeiH family protein, with translation MWPGLLLAVLIAAPSAWLGSTALKLIGGPVIAIILGILINNVVKVPASARPGIAFCSKKILQGAIIVLGGSLSLRQVWETGRSSLTVMLLSLSAALVAAFVIGRLLKVSSNLISLVGVGTGICGGSAIAAVAPIIKADDDEIAFSISTVFMFNVIAVLIFPLIGHALAMNDNSFGLWSGTAINDTSSVVAASYSFSKEAGDIATVTKLARTTMIVPISLAFALLVSRRRGQGSYSLRKVFPWFVLGFLVASVVNTLGILGPHFPPLAGEAGKLMIVLALAGVGLGADLRKMIQIGPRPILMGLLVWVVVALSSLGAQSLTGQL, from the coding sequence ATCTGGCCCGGCCTCCTACTCGCGGTGCTCATCGCCGCGCCCTCAGCCTGGCTGGGCAGCACGGCCCTCAAGCTCATCGGCGGCCCGGTGATAGCCATCATCCTCGGCATCCTCATCAACAACGTGGTGAAGGTTCCGGCCTCGGCTCGTCCAGGCATTGCCTTCTGCAGCAAGAAGATCCTCCAGGGCGCCATCATCGTTCTTGGTGGCAGCCTCAGCCTCAGGCAGGTCTGGGAGACCGGCCGCAGTTCGCTGACGGTCATGCTCCTCAGCCTCTCGGCAGCCCTTGTCGCCGCCTTCGTGATCGGCCGCTTGCTGAAGGTTAGCAGCAACCTCATCAGCCTGGTCGGTGTCGGGACCGGCATCTGCGGCGGATCGGCCATCGCGGCCGTCGCGCCCATCATCAAGGCCGACGACGACGAGATCGCCTTCTCCATCTCCACCGTCTTCATGTTCAACGTCATCGCCGTCCTCATCTTCCCGCTCATCGGGCACGCCCTGGCGATGAACGACAACAGCTTCGGCCTCTGGTCCGGGACTGCCATCAACGACACCTCCTCCGTCGTGGCGGCCAGCTACTCCTTCAGCAAGGAGGCCGGCGACATCGCTACGGTCACCAAGCTCGCACGCACCACAATGATCGTCCCGATCTCTCTGGCCTTCGCTCTGCTGGTCTCACGTCGCCGCGGTCAGGGCAGCTACAGCCTGCGGAAGGTCTTCCCGTGGTTCGTTCTGGGCTTCCTGGTGGCTTCGGTGGTGAACACGCTCGGAATCCTGGGCCCGCACTTCCCCCCCCTTGCGGGGGAGGCAGGTAAGCTCATGATCGTTCTTGCGCTGGCGGGAGTGGGGTTGGGTGCTGACCTGAGGAAGATGATCCAGATTGGGCCGCGCCCAATCCTCATGGGGTTGCTTGTGTGGGTCGTCGTGGCCCTCTCGAGCCTGGGGGCACAAAGCCTCACCGGGCAACTATAG
- a CDS encoding uroporphyrinogen decarboxylase family protein: MDTSPQARYDRVRRAVNLQRPECLPCSDWTWMEYRPELYHLGSMEVVPDEIGQVVVSADGKRRFTRDGGVWAVGDRERFRTYEDVLSVAPDGFEVEAVGPEMLTKMDRLLVDARTRGYPMALHYATLLTRATLEFGWEPFLVAAALEPERFGALLERFALASLSVISGWCCVEGVEMIAIHDDIAATRGPILSPDWCRRWLFPWYGRFFEAIHAAGRRVMYQSDGNYLPVLDDLLALKPDGLFVESSSLDPAEVMRRGGPGLLYLVKTDSRAIDVGTPEQIRRELEKLRSLHQHYPGMLMYRGGGNPSPENARAFSELYQELLVYS; this comes from the coding sequence ATGGACACTTCGCCGCAAGCTCGCTATGACCGCGTGCGGAGGGCTGTGAACCTGCAGCGTCCCGAGTGCCTTCCCTGCTCCGACTGGACCTGGATGGAGTACCGCCCCGAGCTCTACCACCTGGGCAGCATGGAGGTCGTCCCCGACGAGATCGGACAGGTCGTCGTCTCGGCCGATGGCAAGCGGCGGTTCACTCGTGACGGCGGCGTCTGGGCAGTGGGGGACAGGGAGCGCTTCCGAACCTACGAGGACGTGCTCAGCGTCGCACCGGATGGCTTTGAGGTCGAGGCCGTCGGCCCAGAAATGCTCACCAAGATGGACCGTCTGCTTGTCGACGCTCGCACGCGGGGCTATCCAATGGCCCTGCACTACGCGACCTTGCTCACTCGGGCGACCCTCGAGTTCGGCTGGGAACCCTTTCTGGTCGCGGCAGCACTTGAGCCGGAGCGTTTCGGGGCTCTTCTGGAGCGCTTTGCCCTGGCCTCTCTGTCGGTGATCTCCGGCTGGTGCTGCGTCGAGGGCGTCGAGATGATCGCGATCCACGACGACATCGCCGCGACGCGTGGCCCCATCTTGAGCCCCGACTGGTGCCGACGATGGCTATTCCCCTGGTATGGCCGCTTCTTCGAGGCCATCCATGCGGCCGGTCGGAGGGTCATGTATCAGTCCGACGGCAACTACCTGCCGGTCCTCGACGATCTGCTCGCCCTGAAGCCCGACGGCCTCTTCGTTGAGAGCTCCTCCCTCGATCCGGCCGAAGTGATGCGGCGAGGTGGGCCCGGGCTCCTCTATCTCGTCAAGACGGATTCGCGGGCCATCGACGTCGGGACTCCGGAGCAGATTCGCCGCGAGTTGGAGAAGCTGCGCTCCCTGCATCAGCACTACCCGGGGATGCTGATGTACCGGGGTGGAGGCAATCCCTCGCCGGAGAACGCCCGGGCCTTCTCTGAGCTGTACCAGGAGCTGCTGGTCTACTCCTAA
- a CDS encoding cold-shock protein produces MAIGKVKWFNDQKGYGFIAAEDGTDVFVHFSAIVGEGYRSLREGAEVEFDVVSDSKGPRAENVTVVG; encoded by the coding sequence ATGGCTATTGGCAAGGTCAAGTGGTTCAACGACCAGAAGGGTTACGGTTTCATCGCTGCCGAGGACGGCACCGATGTCTTCGTGCACTTCTCTGCTATCGTTGGCGAGGGCTATCGCAGTCTTCGCGAAGGTGCCGAGGTCGAGTTTGACGTCGTGTCGGACTCCAAAGGTCCGCGCGCCGAAAACGTGACCGTCGTAGGGTAA
- a CDS encoding GDSL-type esterase/lipase family protein — MHVALLSCALLCMTLTLAVAQETPVAPQLTAVGQVVVEKDVPYLLDPDCVSHPRLSISFSEQMKQWAEKDALNPPSKGGIVFNGSSTFTRWKTVPTDFAPLPAVNRAYGGSRIWDLWYWADQAVIALEPKIVVVYIGDNDMTTLFNTGGKLVWQPNDNNVAFFMKYVRLYVEKIRAKLPNTRFIFVPVKPCPSRFAGWEVAYKPLNKALAEYCAQQKNMAFVDTTGLMMNPDGTPNANLYEKDMLHFKAEVYPSWAREIRPVLDRMWAEVK, encoded by the coding sequence GTGCACGTAGCACTCCTGTCTTGCGCGCTGCTATGCATGACCCTCACTCTCGCTGTGGCCCAGGAAACACCGGTGGCACCTCAGCTCACCGCCGTGGGGCAGGTCGTCGTCGAGAAGGACGTGCCCTACCTCCTGGACCCCGACTGCGTGTCTCACCCGCGATTGTCCATCAGTTTCTCGGAGCAAATGAAGCAGTGGGCAGAGAAGGACGCCCTCAATCCCCCGTCAAAGGGTGGGATCGTATTCAACGGCAGCTCCACCTTCACCCGCTGGAAGACGGTGCCCACGGACTTCGCTCCTCTCCCGGCCGTCAACCGCGCCTACGGCGGATCGCGCATCTGGGACCTGTGGTACTGGGCCGACCAGGCAGTCATCGCCCTGGAGCCCAAGATCGTGGTCGTCTACATCGGTGACAACGACATGACGACCCTCTTCAACACCGGCGGCAAGCTCGTCTGGCAGCCGAACGACAACAACGTCGCCTTCTTCATGAAGTACGTGCGGCTCTACGTTGAGAAGATCCGCGCCAAACTGCCCAACACGCGCTTCATCTTTGTTCCCGTCAAGCCTTGCCCGTCGCGCTTCGCCGGTTGGGAGGTTGCCTACAAGCCCCTCAACAAGGCCCTCGCCGAGTACTGCGCACAGCAAAAGAACATGGCCTTCGTCGATACGACCGGCCTCATGATGAACCCGGACGGCACTCCCAACGCCAACTTGTACGAGAAGGACATGCTGCACTTCAAGGCGGAGGTCTACCCCTCCTGGGCCAGGGAGATTCGACCCGTGCTGGATCGCATGTGGGCCGAGGTGAAGTAG
- a CDS encoding pilus assembly protein TadG-related protein gives MAVYFVLMLVVLLLCVAFAVDMPRVMISAQRTQDVCDAAVLAGAAVLPDSAAAIQQVQAIAAANSPEGAKFPVAIDPAQGDVQWYGPGQDVPNYRTLGADERVLWVRASSYTRYFFLPVIGRRGMTVTRQAMALLTKASGLACIFSKDNAEDQKNSEWGVLVTGSGASIDGRIHANGKIKFTGSGHTVTKQVEYRGEFRETGSGNDFQGGYAEGEVEPYPVNYQWSDFPYSYSRGAIKVTGSGKQVPGGASRVHVTGDLTVSGSGHTFPSGTTYLVDGDVTVNGSGHVLDGITIIAKGSIDFNGSGCAQDISPNEPGIFLVSYEEGSNQPSITFNGSGHNCTGVIFAPTGDIDFNGSGQMVYQGSLIGRSVTANGSGFTVQGIDTGGEAETTVQLVW, from the coding sequence GTGGCCGTGTACTTCGTGCTCATGCTGGTGGTTCTGCTGCTGTGCGTGGCCTTTGCAGTGGACATGCCCCGAGTGATGATCTCAGCCCAGCGGACTCAGGACGTGTGTGATGCGGCGGTCCTCGCAGGGGCTGCGGTCCTCCCTGACTCTGCGGCGGCTATTCAGCAAGTGCAGGCGATTGCTGCCGCGAACTCGCCCGAGGGCGCGAAGTTCCCGGTGGCGATTGACCCGGCTCAGGGCGATGTGCAGTGGTACGGGCCCGGGCAGGACGTACCCAACTACCGCACGCTGGGAGCAGACGAGCGTGTGCTATGGGTTCGCGCTAGTTCGTACACACGCTACTTCTTTCTGCCGGTCATCGGTCGGAGGGGGATGACGGTGACACGCCAGGCGATGGCGCTGCTGACGAAGGCGTCTGGGCTGGCCTGCATCTTCTCGAAGGACAACGCTGAGGACCAGAAGAACTCAGAGTGGGGAGTCCTGGTGACGGGTTCGGGCGCCAGCATCGACGGGCGCATCCACGCCAACGGCAAGATCAAGTTCACCGGTTCCGGGCACACGGTGACCAAGCAGGTCGAGTACCGCGGCGAGTTCCGCGAGACGGGCTCCGGCAATGACTTCCAGGGCGGCTATGCGGAGGGGGAGGTCGAGCCCTATCCGGTGAACTACCAGTGGTCGGATTTCCCCTACAGCTACTCCCGCGGCGCGATCAAGGTCACGGGGTCTGGAAAGCAGGTTCCCGGCGGGGCGTCACGAGTTCACGTCACAGGTGATCTGACGGTCTCAGGCTCGGGGCACACCTTCCCGAGCGGGACGACGTACCTGGTGGACGGGGATGTGACGGTCAACGGAAGTGGCCACGTGCTGGACGGCATCACCATCATCGCGAAGGGCAGCATCGACTTCAACGGGTCGGGCTGCGCCCAGGACATCAGCCCCAACGAGCCGGGCATCTTCCTCGTCTCCTACGAGGAAGGCTCGAACCAACCGTCGATCACCTTCAACGGCTCGGGCCACAACTGCACCGGAGTCATATTCGCGCCGACCGGCGATATCGACTTCAATGGTTCGGGGCAGATGGTCTACCAGGGATCGCTGATCGGGCGCAGCGTCACCGCGAACGGCTCGGGCTTCACTGTACAGGGCATCGATACGGGCGGCGAGGCAGAGACGACCGTGCAACTGGTCTGGTGA
- a CDS encoding DegT/DnrJ/EryC1/StrS family aminotransferase — MAAELAVNGGPKTRDTSIKPWPSVSNRSGRDFGQEEIDLLTQVIQSGNLFYYGGTTVKQFEAEYGALSGAKHVLGVTSGTAALHTAVAALQLEVGDEIITTTVTDMGTIIGILQCNQIPVFADVDRRTMILRPDSIESQITDRTRAIIAVHLFGQPAPMDEIMDVARRHSLYVIEDCAQSHGAAFDGQPVGTIGDLGCFSMQQSKQITTGDGGIVISNNDDLAVNARCFHDKYFDRGGEYRGYPRIGINYRMNELTGAVALAQTRKLPSILERRRASAQLLWDKVNTLPGIKAPWVHEKARHSWWIFSFQIDEEVLKCDVPTFRAAIAAEGLSFSTGYAGGIPICMYPGLKDHTAYGSGHFPWEPPYGRDVVYRTEDYPETVWAQANTFVTSWNEGYNEEDVEDIYQGLKKVAEAYAR, encoded by the coding sequence ATGGCCGCCGAGCTCGCAGTCAATGGGGGTCCGAAGACCCGCGACACTTCCATCAAGCCCTGGCCGAGCGTTAGCAACCGGTCGGGACGCGACTTCGGTCAGGAAGAGATCGACCTCCTGACCCAGGTAATCCAGTCGGGCAATCTCTTCTACTATGGCGGCACGACGGTCAAGCAGTTTGAGGCCGAGTACGGGGCCCTCAGCGGCGCCAAGCACGTGTTGGGCGTCACCTCGGGCACGGCAGCTCTGCACACAGCGGTCGCCGCCCTGCAGCTCGAAGTCGGCGACGAGATCATCACCACCACCGTCACCGACATGGGCACGATCATCGGGATCCTGCAGTGCAACCAGATCCCCGTGTTCGCCGACGTTGATCGCCGCACAATGATCCTGCGCCCGGATTCCATCGAGTCGCAGATCACCGACCGCACCCGAGCCATCATCGCCGTGCACCTGTTCGGGCAGCCGGCGCCGATGGACGAGATCATGGACGTCGCGCGACGCCATAGCCTGTATGTGATCGAGGACTGCGCGCAGTCGCACGGGGCAGCCTTCGACGGCCAGCCCGTCGGTACGATCGGCGACCTCGGCTGCTTCTCGATGCAGCAAAGCAAGCAGATCACCACCGGTGACGGCGGGATCGTCATCAGCAACAACGACGACCTGGCAGTCAACGCCCGCTGCTTCCACGACAAGTACTTCGACCGCGGCGGCGAGTACCGGGGCTATCCGCGGATCGGGATCAACTACCGCATGAACGAACTGACCGGCGCGGTAGCACTGGCGCAGACCCGCAAGCTGCCGAGCATCCTCGAGCGACGGCGGGCCTCGGCGCAACTGCTGTGGGACAAGGTCAACACCCTCCCGGGCATCAAGGCGCCGTGGGTCCATGAGAAGGCCCGCCACTCCTGGTGGATCTTCTCCTTCCAGATTGACGAAGAGGTGCTGAAGTGCGACGTGCCGACCTTCCGGGCCGCCATCGCCGCAGAGGGTCTGTCCTTCAGCACCGGCTACGCGGGCGGCATTCCCATCTGCATGTACCCCGGTCTGAAAGACCATACCGCCTACGGCAGCGGTCACTTCCCCTGGGAGCCGCCCTACGGCCGAGACGTTGTGTACCGGACGGAGGACTACCCGGAGACGGTCTGGGCACAGGCCAACACCTTCGTTACGAGCTGGAACGAGGGCTACAACGAGGAGGATGTCGAGGACATCTACCAGGGCCTGAAGAAGGTTGCCGAGGCCTACGCCAGATAG